One genomic window of Dermacentor andersoni chromosome 8, qqDerAnde1_hic_scaffold, whole genome shotgun sequence includes the following:
- the LOC126526480 gene encoding uncharacterized protein codes for MSEADKIRSVFEGIENDACHMVLAKNPQSITNIITIMDMEVFRFLNFAEEQFEDDLEWLERAAFVARDVMKMPLLLDPCTQQNEGGARCWMLTHTEKLNKLLNPFGIDFDELREGSLDFNMIRDDPMAPYDPKAAVLFLATLWFLREHHCFSGVSLNVSVLERFHPVQFLQHITFSKRIVTAHLTGVEGIELPFEVCPLVRLLDHTELLTHVSLDRFFKVSLVVEYYDVRIPPLLRDP; via the exons ATGTCCGAGGCTGACAAAATCAGGAGTGTCTTCGAAGGGATAGAAAACGATGCTTGCCACATGGTGCTTGCCAAGAATCCTCAGTCCATCACAAACATCATCACT ATCATGGACATGGAGGTATTCAGGTTCCTGAACTTTGCCGAAGAGCAGTTCGAGGACGACCTAGAGTGGCTCGAGAGGGCCGCCTTTGTCGCCCGGGATGTAATGAAGATGCCTTTACTGCTCGACCCATGTACGCAGCAAAACGAAGGAGGTGCCCGCTGCTGGATGTTGACTCATACG GAAAAGTTGAACAAGCTCCTGAACCCCTTCGGCATTGACTTTGACGAACTGCGCGAAGGCAGCCTAGACTTTAACATGATCCGTGACGATCCCATGGCTCCGTACGACCCCAAAGCTGCGGTGCTCTTCTTGGCTACATTGTGGTTTCTGCGCGAGCACCACTGTTTCTCGGGTGTCAGCCTGAACGTGTCAGTGCTGGAGCGCTTTCACCCGGTGCAGTTCCTGCAACACATCACTTTCTCCAAGCGGATTGTCACGGCCCACTTGACCGGCGTCGAGGGAATCGAGCTCCCGTTCGAAGTGTGCCCTCTGGTTCGGCTGCTCGACCACACGGAGCTGCTTACGCACGTCAGCCTCGACAGG